ATTCTTAGCAATTTAGAAATTGAACCAATGAAGGGGACAGAATTTGAACGGCTGCGCTATGCGATCGCAGAACGCACCAAGACCCCCATCCCTAAGAGCAGATTTGAATACTGTCTGGGATTTATGAAGTTGCTTGGATATCGCGAAGAAAGACTGGATTGGAAATTTACCTATTTTGGAAACCTTGAACCAATTGCCAATGCTTGGAAAGTCCAAATTTTATTAGGTATTCAAGTTTGGCAGCCAGGGAACTACTGGATTAGTGAGATTAACAAGCAACTGAAGAAACAAGCTTTGGTTTCTTATGTGGTGCCTTTGCGTTTAGATGAAGTACGGTGTCGGCTACAGCTACCGATGCATTTCCAGATTTACCCAATTAGCGACCAATCAAGCATTCATGATGCAATGCCACCATATTCCATAGCATTTGGACAATCTGCACTGCTAGTGGATACGCAAGCAAACTGGCTCAAGAGCAAGGGGAATGAGATATGGGTAATTTAGAGTTTCAATCCCTAATAGGGAGTCAATATAAGTTGATGAAGAAGCTTTCGGGATTAAGCACAGACATATTCGTTTCAATCCCTAATAGGGATTCGTTACTTACCCTACAGCGTCCAACTATTAAATTACCAGAAAGCGCTGACATATTCAACGCTAATAACTGTTGAATATCTCTGAGCTTTCAATAACTCTTGACAAGTGCTATCGCAAACAATAATTTGGCAATAAGTAAATTGCTGAAGCCCAGATTATAAAAGTCTTTGGGCTAACAGAGCCGTTTATCAAAGTAAAGGAGATGAAAAAGCTGATGAGTAGATTGTCAAATCTCAAGCGATTACTCTCTATCCTCAGAGATGGTCGCTGGCACTCTAGCGATGAACTAGCCACTAAAGTTAGCTGGCGTTTTGGACATACAGTGTACGAAGCTCGCAAGAAAGGTTACTCAATCGAGTTGCGGAAAGTTGCTCACAACCAGTTTGAATATCGGTTAGTTGTAGCATCAAGCATTTTGTAGTTCTTGGGAGGGTAAATTTTCTCCTTCTCCATTTAGGACAGAAGCTCACTAGTAGCTTACGGGACTAAGGTCAGGCGTAAGTCGTCTCAACCCCCAGAAACTATTTATATAGCTTATGGCTGGTTAAGTCACTATTAAGGGCTGTATACAGACCCAAGCAAGAACCACTCCTAAAGTAGCTTTACTAAAGCTTTCTTCTTCTTGGTTACAATTCTCTTCTTATAACAGTAAATGTAGGGACGCAAACTTTTGCGTCTCTACATACTAGAAAATCTTGCTAGTTAAGAACCTTGTTATCAAGTAATTTCATTAGTAAAATATGCCGAATAAAAGCAAAAAATCAGAAGAACCAGCGCAACAACTCTCACTCTTTGAAACTAATGATGATATTAACGCCACAGAGTTGAATGACTCAGGCGATGATTGGATGTCTGGAGATGATTCAGACTTTGAAATAACGTCTGATCGCAAAGTTGAAACTCAGGCATCTGAACTCCTCACTCTCAAGTTACTGCAAAGAGCGATCGCAACGGAAAACCCTGATGACTTAATCATGCAGGACTTTAGCCAGTACGTATTACCAAAGTTACTACAGGTAGCTATTGGAGTAACGGCAAAGGGTGGTAAATTTTTTGATTATCTCGACAAAAAGAAAGGTAAAGAAAATGTTAGACGAGATAATGCAAGTGATCAGTCTTTAAATACACACTTACTTAATGGGTTGCTACCAGCTAATTTAATTGAACGTCGTCTTAAAAAACTAGACACAACAGCTAGACGAGTCATTAGAGAGAAAGAAAGGCGGTTATTGATTGCTGGATTTATCCTACATGATTTTGAAAAATTTGATTATCGATTTTTCCCAACAATGCCAGAGGTGTACAGAGCAATATCGTTAGATAAAGAACAAAAAATCCGTGAATTGCCTCTCGCAGCACACCGTGACATTATAGATGTAATTGTTCGGGAATTAAATCTTGACAAGTTTATCAGCCCCGATGAACCAGAAGCATGGCAACAATACCGTGATGACTTGCTATTCATTGCGTACAATGCCCAGCGTAGAAGTGACACGAATTTAAATCTTTCCGAACATGGTCTGCAACCGATACTTAATGATTATGTCCTTGTCTGTCTTGCTGACTTAACTTGTATAGCTGATTTACTTGCCTCGGTTATAAAACATCCTCAAGATGCCGAACATCGTACTTTAAATGGCATTCTTCACAGCCTCAGCGATGGACAATTGAAATTAAGTTATCACAGGGTTTCTGAGAACAGGGGTGTTCTAACTAATGTAGTGAATAATGCTCTGATGGAGGCTCATACAAGTTTAAATACAGGAGAATATGAATATTACAAGCCATTGTTGTATTTACCAACAGGTGTCGTTTACTTAACACTCTGTAATTCACCTTTAATATCGACTGAAGACTTACCAAATAGAGTTGTTAACAAGATTAAAGAATTTTGTGGTGGGCAACTCATCAAACGTCAAACTGGTTTTGGTAGAGACGGGAAAGGCATGAAATATGCCGAGTATTATGATAAATTCTTTGATGATATAGGATTGATGCGCGTTGCACTAAAAGCAACTTTACGCATTCTGAAGACTGGTAAAAATTCAGTTGCTAAAAGCCGTAGTGATAATTTAGTCAAATTTCAACAGCAAGGTGTTCTCTCGGCTGATTATAATTTTAAATTTTCCGACGATATTCGGATCGATCAAATTGCTGAGTTTGGTGATGTCATCACTCGTAAAATTTGGGGAGAGAAGGTTAATAAGATTGAAGAATCCCGAAAGGAGGGCAAGAAAAGCAAGAAGGAATTACCACCCTTTCCCGATTTAGATTTAGTAGGAGAGGTGGCAAAACTCTGGAATTTAGAGAAATCTTTACCCCAAATTCGAGAAATACAAAGCATTAATGACAAGCTAAAGGAACTGAAACTTAAGGGCAATACTGGCGGTGTGCCTTATGAGTGGTATTATCTAGCAGCAAAGTACTTAGAGCGTCACCCAGGAATTGAAAATGTAGAGGAAGTTTGTGAAGGTGTTATTAACCATCTAGCAAAGTTAATCTCGCCAATTGTAGCGCAATACCAGTTACCGGATGGGTGGGATGATTTGCGCTTGTGGGTACAGCACGTTGTCATTCTCCCTGGAAAGGATAAGCACCAAGATGTTGATTCTACAAAAGTCTTTCTGGATGAGTTGGAACGCTATCAACTTGCGAAGAAATCTGGGCGTGGAAGGCAGTTAATTTGCTCTGTTTCCCATTCTGCCTACACAGTCACAGAACAAATGGAATCTGCTGTGCTGTTTACTCCTCAAGTTTATACAAATAAGCAAATGCTAGGTGGTTCCAATGCAAAACGCAACATTTCCAGTATTGCAGGTATAGAAATGATGCTTCGTCAAATCCTGATGAATCAAACTCAGGCGGTAGGTAAACGGTTCGAGGATGGTAAATACCGTTATCTTTACTTTTATCCAACTTATTACTGCACGCCAGAGACGAACAAGTTTCTTCAGTGGGCTTATACCAACATTGCTCAAACTCGCTTTAATGCCAGCATCCGCAATCACTTCATCAATGATGATTTGCAAGCGGATTTTGGGCGACAACGCTATCAAAGTGTTGATACGTTCCTGATTGATGAGGACTTACAGCGCAAAAAAGATTTACCAGATAACCATCCAGAACACAAGCAAGATCGTACATTCAAACTGTCTTATCCCGAAGACCAACCGTTGACATTTTATTTCATAGCACTACCACCAGGACTCGATCCGACTGACACCGAATCCTGGGTTATGCCAAGTTGGTTAGCCTTTGCCTTTCCAATGATTCTTGATGTAAAGACTGTCGTATCTGAGTCACCCATTCCACCATTTAATGATGGCGCTGAATTTGAAGAAACTGTTTTTTTGGATAGTGCGCCAGCAGCGTTTCGGGTATTGGTGGGACGAGATAAATTCCGTCTTGACTACATTCTTGAGGGTTGGGAAGAAAATAACAAACAATATTCTGCACCACTTAATGTATTAACTGCTGCCTATGCAATACATCTTGATGTTAATGCCAAACAAAATAAAGGGAAATATGATTCTAACTGGGGTAAGTTTTCTGAATTAGCAAGAGATTTAGAGACAAGTCCGCTCAATGTCTTTAGCTACCTCAAAAGCTGGACGCGAAGACAGGGTGTGGAAACGCCTAGTATTAATAAAATCAAGCTTTATGCTTATTACTTTTACCCGTGTTTCGATCCTCATGCAAAATATGATTTTCAATTGGAGAAATGGACAGTGACACAAGCATCTTCATTAAATCACCCCAGAGAATTAACAGAACGGTTCCGAAAATTTTACAGACATGCAAAAAAAACTGGGCGACAACCAATTCCAGCCAATGCCATTCTTAAACCTATTGATGTGGCTGCTGATGTCATTCTCAAAGCTGATACTAGTTTTTCCGATGATGCTTTGATTGATTTGGTAACAGCAGAAGTCTTCCAGTTAATGAAGCGAGTTCACGCTTCTAGAGCAGAAGGACGCTGGATGATTAGTAAAAAAGAGGAGGAATTACACGCTATTCGAGATTTCGCTGAATATTTTGTTGTTAAGGTTTTTAACGAATCTTTTGTAGGCGATCGCGCTCGTCTACAAGGTCGTCAAATGAATTACATTCGTAACACTTGCGAGTACCTTTACCGTTTATCGAATTATGAAGAACGTCCTGCAAAAGGAGAAGATGTAACTGATGATTTAGATGAGGATGTAGATGATTCAGATGCCAATGAATAACTTTAGGCGATACGAGTATTTTGCGTATCCAAACTTCTAACCAGCTTTATACTCCCCAAATTGCAATATTAACTGTAACTAGCTCAAAACTCTTGGAGAAATATCATGAATTTTCTAAAAACCGTTGATACTAAACATTTTCATACTGACATTCCCTATAAACCAATGGGCAAATACGTTCATTTTCTGACAATACGCGTTACTGAATCCTATCCATTATTTCAAACCGATGGCGAACTGAATAAATCACGAGTCCGAGCAGGTATGGATGATAAAACCACTATCAGTCGCTTGACGATGTTTAAACGCAAACAGTCAACTCCAGAGCGTTTAGTTGGTCGAGAATTACTCCGTAATTATGGTCGAATGACTGCTGAAGAGTGCGAGTATAACGTTAAATTTGCAATGGATAATCCTGACTGTATTATCTATGGTTTTGCTATCGGTGATTCAGGTTCAGAAAAATCAAAGGTCGTGGTAGATACAGCATTTTCCATCACTGACTTTGCTGAATCTCATGAAACATTTACTCTTAATGCTCCCTTTGAAAATGGTACAATGGCATCTAAGGGTGAAAATGGTTCCAAACCCGGTGAAGTGACTAGCCGAATTAATCAGCAAGACCACATTAAACCTCAAATATTCTTTCCCAGCATTGTTACATTAAAAGATCCCACAGAAGCTAGTTTTTTGTATGTGTTTAATAACATCTTACGTACTCGCCACTATGGCGCACAGACTACACGTACAGGAAGAGTTCGCAATGAATTGATAGGTATCATATTTGCTGACGGAGAGATTGTTAGCAATTTACGCTGGACTCAAGCAATTTATGATTACATGAAGAAAAATGTAACCTTAGCTTCTACAGAACCATTAAATGAAGACGATGTTACTGAAGCAGCTGCTCATACTATTGCTAGCTTGATGCAAGATGAATTTCTCGTGCATGAAGACTTTATCGGTGAAACATTTAAATCTTTGCTTAATGAAGTTAAAGCTATCACTACTAATGAAGAATCGCTGAAAAAGATGCTCAAAAAAGCAGATGATGAAGCGAAAGCTTATGCCCATAAACATATAAAAGGTAAAGACAAAGTACCCGCTAAGTAACCACTATGACCTTTATTTACTGCTGTCGTTTAGAATTACATGACAGCCTGTATTACGCAACTCGCGAGATAGGAAGACTCTACGAAACAGAAGCAGTCATTCATAACTATGCTCTTTGTTACGCAATGGGGTTAGTAGATAGTGAGGTTTATTCGACCACTGTTTCTGAAGAACACTCATATCGTTATTTCTGTCCCGAACAAGTTCCCAAATATGAGGAGCATTTAACACCACTGAATCAACAGGGTATTTATGTAACTCCCGCACATTCAATTCACCATTCTACAACTCTTAACACTTGGAAGTATGCTAACAATAACTACCATGTTGAGATGGAGAAAACCCAGAAAAATATTCCTAGTTTTGGCAGAGCAAAAGAGATTGCGCCAGAAAGCCAATTTGAGTTTTTTGTGATTTCTCAAAAGCAACTCGAATTACCAAAATGGATTCGCTTGGGTAAATGGATGAGTAAAGCAGAGGTACAGAATCAAGAAGTTACGAAATTTGAATTAAAAACTGGTGACTTCTCTTTCGCTTACCCACTTAATCCTTTGGATGTGATGTTTACTCATCAAGTCGTAAGCTACGATGTCGTTAATATGCCTCCTGTGAGTCTGATTCAAAATATCAGCATTCGTCAAGGAGAGTATTACGTGTTTGACAATCCAAACAAATCTGAAAAACTACGACTTCCATCTCGAATGCAGTATCGATTTAAGGGTTGAAGCATAATGGTAGGCAATAATGCTTACTCAGCCCTGTCAAAGTGACTCATAAAATTGAAATTCAGGTGGCAATTCCTCATCTTTTTTCTCTGGGCTCTCTGCGCCTCTGCGGTTTAAAAGTAATTTATTTAACCGCAACAGACGCAGAGTACGCAGAGGGAAGAAGAGAGAGAACTATTAATTTCCTGAAGTTTTTATCCGTCTTGACAGGGCTAGCAATGCCCACCCTACTTAACAAATCTCAATTATGCCGCACAGTCTTGTTCTTAACCTCGTCCCCCAGTCCCCTATCTACCCCGAATTTCTATCAGGTAGACACTACCACGCCTTGTTCCTCACGCTTATCAGTTATGTCGATCGCGATCTAGGAGATTACTTACACACATCCAACGCCGACAAAGCGTTTACTCTTTCTCCTTTACAAGTGCAACGCCATCGGGAAGGATACCCAATACCCAAGAAATTGGATCGCAACAGCAAATTCCACAAACACCATACCTTACTATGCACCCACGAACAACCCATCCCTCCTGGTACATCCTGCTGGTGGCGAATCTCTCTGCTAGATGATACCCTCTTTGGGAAACTAACTCCACTTTGGCTCAATCTCAACCCCGAACAACCTTGGCATTTGGGATCTGCTGATTTACACATTACCAGTATCTTGGGAACTCCTCAACCAACACAGCCTTGGGCTAATGCTTGTACATATGCTCAATTGTACGAGCAAGCAAGCGATCGCGATCGCACTCTCTCCTTCAGTTTTGCCACACCTGTAGCCTTCCGCCAAGGTGGATACGACACAGTTCTCCCTATCCGAGAATGTGTTTTTAACAGTCTTCTCAGTCGCTGGAACAAATATAGTGGAACTGAGTTTACTCACGTCCCCATCGAGTCCATTTATCCCAGCTTTGTAAACATCAACACTGAAGTTGTGAGCAACTATGACAACAAATTTATTGGTTGTGTTGGCGAAATTAACTATCGAATTCTAGGAGAAGTTGAACCCATTGCTGTTAAGCAAATAAACGCCCTTGCTGATTTTGCCTTATATGCAGGGCTTGGACGGAAAACAACGATGGGAATGGGGATAACACGGCGATTAAAAACTGCTAGCAGCTGATAGCTAATGGCTGATAGCGAATAACTATTAGCCATTAACCATTAGCAATTAGCAAAAACCATGAATGAAACAGAAGAATACGTTCTAATCGCGGCATTAAACCAATATGCTTACTGTCCGCATCGCTGTTGGAGAATGTTCTGTGCCAGTGAATTTATTGATAACCAATATACCATTGAAGGAACAAGTCTACATGATCGCGTTCACACAGTTGGAGAAGGAAATCGAGAAGAAACTTGGCAAGTTCGAGCTATCTGGCTGAAATCGGAAAAATACAAACTTATCGGTAAAGCCGATCTCATCGAATCAGAAAATGGTGAATGGTATCCAGTTGAATACAAACGCGGACAAAAAGGCGAATGGGATAACGATGAATTACAAGTTTGCGCCCAAGCTTTATGTTTGGAAGAAATGACTGGACAAACCATCAAGACAGGTTACATCTACTACGCACATTCACACCAACGCCAACTGGTAGAGATAAATGAAGAATTGCGTCAAAGTGCGATCGCAACCATTGAATTCGTACAAAAGCTAATCTGTACGGGTGTTATGCCACAAGCCGTAAAGACAAAGCGCTGTACGGGATGCAGTCTCTATACGAGATGTTTGCCAGGAACTACAGACAAAGTAAGGCGGTATCAAGAAGCCTAAGAGTATTTTGGATTTTGGATTTTAGATTTTGGATTGAGAAACTATGGGAACAGTATATATCACGCAAGAAGACGCATTTATTGGGAAAGTCGATGAACGGTTGCACGTCAAATTTGAGAAAACAACCATTTTAGATGTGCCACTTCTCAAAGTTGATGGTGTTGTAGTGCTCGGACGCGCTACAGTTTCACCGGCTGCTGTCAATGAATTATTGCAGCGTCAAATTCCGCTCACATTTCTTACAGATACAGGTCGTTATTTAGGACGTTTGGAACCAGAAATGACAAAAAACATATTTGTGCGTAAAGCCCAATGGCAAGCTGCTGGTGATACACCCCAAGCAATTCATGTCGTCCAGGGGTTTGTACGAGGTAAACTCAAAAACTACCGGACTACTCTTGTGCGCCGTCAACGAGAATGCAGCGATATAGACTTATCTAGTTTTATCCATCGTCTAGAGCAAACAATTGCACCCATTGACACAACTCACAACATTGATTCATTAAGAGGACTGGAAGGTGCAGGTAGTGCAGCTTACTTTGGCTGCTTCGATCAAATGATTCGTAACATGGCATTTTCCTTTACTAATCGAGTTCGTCGTCCTCCTACCGATCCCGTCAATTCCTTACTCAGCTTTGGTTATTCTTTACTTTGTCATGATATTCAAGGAGCCGTTAACATTGTAGGTTTTGACCCCTATCTAGGATATTTACACTGCCAACGTTACGGCAGACCATCCCTAGCATTAGACTTGATGGAGGAGTTTAGACCTGTTATCGTCGATGCTGTGGTGCTATCCGCTTTGAATAAGCAATTCCTCAAGGCTGAGGATTTTGTACAAGAACCTGTCAGTAACGCTGTTTCCCTTACCAAGGAAGGACGAAAAACATTTTTGCAACTGTATGCACAGAAAAAGCAATCTGAGTTTAAGCATCCGGTTCTCGGACGCAAATGCACTTATCAAGAAGCTTTTGAAATCCAAGCTCGATTCCTAGCTAAATACTTGATGGGCGAAATCGAGAAATATCCACCACTTGTGGTGAAGTAAGCTGTTGTGCTGCTTGTTTACACAGTAGGACGGGCGAGGACGCCCGTCCCACAAGAGTTAGGTTTTGTATAGAGTTAGACAATTTTATTAGCTTAGAGACTAAAATAAACAATGAATGTTGTTGTGTCTTATGACATTTCAGAAGATAAGCGCCGTACAAAAATCCATAGCGTGCTAAAATCCTACGGGCAGTGGGTACAATACAGCGTATTTGAGTGCCAACTCACTGACACCCAGTATGCGAAATTGCGATCGCGCTTGAATAAACTGATAAAGCCCGACACCGACAGCATCCGCTTTTACTTTCTATGCGCCTGCTGTTTTGGCAAAGTGGAGCGTATCGGTGGAGAGCCAGTACGCGACGACACAATTTTTTTCGCCTAATTCGCGGATGGGTAGGTGTAAAAAAAGAACCTACTAGAAAAAAGGCTAACTTCCTTTTGGGATAAGGGTTTACGGCAATTCGAGCGCCTTACCCATCCGCGCACCTTACCCAGACTAGATTTCAGCCATTTTCCCTCTACTCAATTTTAATTTCTCATGCTATGATTTATCCATCCGCGATTTTGAACCATGAAAACCAAATACCGATTGACTTTTGGGCTTTTGCCATTACAATTTCACTTACTCCCTATTAGGGATTGAAACAAAATTCTGCACCATACTACGCGCTATAAAGCTTACATTACAATTTCACTTACTCCCTATTAGGGATTGAAACCTATAAGCTCTTTT
This genomic interval from Scytonema hofmannii PCC 7110 contains the following:
- the cas10d gene encoding type I-D CRISPR-associated protein Cas10d/Csc3; translation: MPNKSKKSEEPAQQLSLFETNDDINATELNDSGDDWMSGDDSDFEITSDRKVETQASELLTLKLLQRAIATENPDDLIMQDFSQYVLPKLLQVAIGVTAKGGKFFDYLDKKKGKENVRRDNASDQSLNTHLLNGLLPANLIERRLKKLDTTARRVIREKERRLLIAGFILHDFEKFDYRFFPTMPEVYRAISLDKEQKIRELPLAAHRDIIDVIVRELNLDKFISPDEPEAWQQYRDDLLFIAYNAQRRSDTNLNLSEHGLQPILNDYVLVCLADLTCIADLLASVIKHPQDAEHRTLNGILHSLSDGQLKLSYHRVSENRGVLTNVVNNALMEAHTSLNTGEYEYYKPLLYLPTGVVYLTLCNSPLISTEDLPNRVVNKIKEFCGGQLIKRQTGFGRDGKGMKYAEYYDKFFDDIGLMRVALKATLRILKTGKNSVAKSRSDNLVKFQQQGVLSADYNFKFSDDIRIDQIAEFGDVITRKIWGEKVNKIEESRKEGKKSKKELPPFPDLDLVGEVAKLWNLEKSLPQIREIQSINDKLKELKLKGNTGGVPYEWYYLAAKYLERHPGIENVEEVCEGVINHLAKLISPIVAQYQLPDGWDDLRLWVQHVVILPGKDKHQDVDSTKVFLDELERYQLAKKSGRGRQLICSVSHSAYTVTEQMESAVLFTPQVYTNKQMLGGSNAKRNISSIAGIEMMLRQILMNQTQAVGKRFEDGKYRYLYFYPTYYCTPETNKFLQWAYTNIAQTRFNASIRNHFINDDLQADFGRQRYQSVDTFLIDEDLQRKKDLPDNHPEHKQDRTFKLSYPEDQPLTFYFIALPPGLDPTDTESWVMPSWLAFAFPMILDVKTVVSESPIPPFNDGAEFEETVFLDSAPAAFRVLVGRDKFRLDYILEGWEENNKQYSAPLNVLTAAYAIHLDVNAKQNKGKYDSNWGKFSELARDLETSPLNVFSYLKSWTRRQGVETPSINKIKLYAYYFYPCFDPHAKYDFQLEKWTVTQASSLNHPRELTERFRKFYRHAKKTGRQPIPANAILKPIDVAADVILKADTSFSDDALIDLVTAEVFQLMKRVHASRAEGRWMISKKEEELHAIRDFAEYFVVKVFNESFVGDRARLQGRQMNYIRNTCEYLYRLSNYEERPAKGEDVTDDLDEDVDDSDANE
- the cas7d gene encoding type I-D CRISPR-associated protein Cas7/Csc2, whose protein sequence is MNFLKTVDTKHFHTDIPYKPMGKYVHFLTIRVTESYPLFQTDGELNKSRVRAGMDDKTTISRLTMFKRKQSTPERLVGRELLRNYGRMTAEECEYNVKFAMDNPDCIIYGFAIGDSGSEKSKVVVDTAFSITDFAESHETFTLNAPFENGTMASKGENGSKPGEVTSRINQQDHIKPQIFFPSIVTLKDPTEASFLYVFNNILRTRHYGAQTTRTGRVRNELIGIIFADGEIVSNLRWTQAIYDYMKKNVTLASTEPLNEDDVTEAAAHTIASLMQDEFLVHEDFIGETFKSLLNEVKAITTNEESLKKMLKKADDEAKAYAHKHIKGKDKVPAK
- the cas5d gene encoding type I-D CRISPR-associated protein Cas5/Csc1, producing the protein MTFIYCCRLELHDSLYYATREIGRLYETEAVIHNYALCYAMGLVDSEVYSTTVSEEHSYRYFCPEQVPKYEEHLTPLNQQGIYVTPAHSIHHSTTLNTWKYANNNYHVEMEKTQKNIPSFGRAKEIAPESQFEFFVISQKQLELPKWIRLGKWMSKAEVQNQEVTKFELKTGDFSFAYPLNPLDVMFTHQVVSYDVVNMPPVSLIQNISIRQGEYYVFDNPNKSEKLRLPSRMQYRFKG
- the cas6 gene encoding CRISPR-associated endoribonuclease Cas6, translating into MPHSLVLNLVPQSPIYPEFLSGRHYHALFLTLISYVDRDLGDYLHTSNADKAFTLSPLQVQRHREGYPIPKKLDRNSKFHKHHTLLCTHEQPIPPGTSCWWRISLLDDTLFGKLTPLWLNLNPEQPWHLGSADLHITSILGTPQPTQPWANACTYAQLYEQASDRDRTLSFSFATPVAFRQGGYDTVLPIRECVFNSLLSRWNKYSGTEFTHVPIESIYPSFVNINTEVVSNYDNKFIGCVGEINYRILGEVEPIAVKQINALADFALYAGLGRKTTMGMGITRRLKTASS
- the cas4 gene encoding CRISPR-associated protein Cas4, translating into MNETEEYVLIAALNQYAYCPHRCWRMFCASEFIDNQYTIEGTSLHDRVHTVGEGNREETWQVRAIWLKSEKYKLIGKADLIESENGEWYPVEYKRGQKGEWDNDELQVCAQALCLEEMTGQTIKTGYIYYAHSHQRQLVEINEELRQSAIATIEFVQKLICTGVMPQAVKTKRCTGCSLYTRCLPGTTDKVRRYQEA
- the cas1d gene encoding type I-D CRISPR-associated endonuclease Cas1d: MGTVYITQEDAFIGKVDERLHVKFEKTTILDVPLLKVDGVVVLGRATVSPAAVNELLQRQIPLTFLTDTGRYLGRLEPEMTKNIFVRKAQWQAAGDTPQAIHVVQGFVRGKLKNYRTTLVRRQRECSDIDLSSFIHRLEQTIAPIDTTHNIDSLRGLEGAGSAAYFGCFDQMIRNMAFSFTNRVRRPPTDPVNSLLSFGYSLLCHDIQGAVNIVGFDPYLGYLHCQRYGRPSLALDLMEEFRPVIVDAVVLSALNKQFLKAEDFVQEPVSNAVSLTKEGRKTFLQLYAQKKQSEFKHPVLGRKCTYQEAFEIQARFLAKYLMGEIEKYPPLVVK
- the cas2 gene encoding CRISPR-associated endonuclease Cas2, which produces MNVVVSYDISEDKRRTKIHSVLKSYGQWVQYSVFECQLTDTQYAKLRSRLNKLIKPDTDSIRFYFLCACCFGKVERIGGEPVRDDTIFFA